ATTTCTACATTTAACTCTATACTCAATAAGTCGCTTAAATCATTCAAGTTATAAGATCCGACCGTGCACCATCTATCGTCAGCAACTGCAACTTTGGCATGTAAAATAGCGGGCTGGTACTCATAAATGTGTATGCCTTTGCGCAGTAAGCGGCCATAATAATATTTCACCGCAGTTGAGTAAAACAGTACATCCGATTTATGTGGAAGCACTAAATGGATATCTACCCCCCTTCTTGCAGCACCCTCCAACAATTTCAATTGACGATAACTGGGAAAAAAATAACTTGCGAACAGTAGTACCGAATGCTGTGCATTTCGAATGGCCCTGTGATAACTTTGTCGAATTTGTAGTTTATTCTTGAAAAAATCATTTTCGAGTACGTTTATTTCTTTCAGATTTTGGTGATCGTGCTTTAACCAATGGTTTTCTGCCACCACTTTTTGTACACTTTGCTTTTTAAGGATTCTAATAGCCAAATTATGAAGTCTAACACAGACCTCGCCCTCTAAAAAAACAGCAAAGTCGAGCCAGGGAAGTGATTTGTGGGTACCGTAATAACGATTGGCAATATTAATGCCCCCAACAACGGCCCGATGGCCATCTACCACCAATAGTTTTTGGTGCAGCCTGCGACCCATACGAATTGGAACTGAAAGCCGGAGTTTTGAGAAAAACCGAACCTCAATGCCCGAATCATGAAATTTATTGAGAAAATTGTTGGTCAAGTGCCCACTGCCAAAGCCATCGAGTACAAGGTAAACTTTAACGCCCCGATTAGCAGCCCTTATCAGCGCCCTTTGAACAAGAATACCGGTGCTGTCATTCTCAAAGGTGTAGATCTGTAAATGAATTTCGTTTCTTGCCTCTTCTATAAGCCGAATATATTTTCTGAAATACAATGGACCCCCTCTGAAAATTTCACTTCTTGAAGTGGTTTTATCCCTAAGCTTCCTGGTCTCTTTGTCTGGTTGGTTGTTTGGCATCCCGCAATTTAATATTAATCACATAAAAACTTCCAAGAGCATCAATGTTTTAATCTATGTTAAAAAGCAGAAAATTCTTGTTTGCAGCTTTTTTCCCGCCTCTATCGACGAACTGACATAATTTTGACCTATCTTTTTCAAAATTTTATGACAACTCGTCAAAAAGGCACCTTAGCATCTAAATTGCCCATAATGGCTATACAAAATGATTTCTGGAC
This portion of the Flagellimonas lutaonensis genome encodes:
- a CDS encoding phospholipase D-like domain-containing protein; amino-acid sequence: MPNNQPDKETRKLRDKTTSRSEIFRGGPLYFRKYIRLIEEARNEIHLQIYTFENDSTGILVQRALIRAANRGVKVYLVLDGFGSGHLTNNFLNKFHDSGIEVRFFSKLRLSVPIRMGRRLHQKLLVVDGHRAVVGGINIANRYYGTHKSLPWLDFAVFLEGEVCVRLHNLAIRILKKQSVQKVVAENHWLKHDHQNLKEINVLENDFFKNKLQIRQSYHRAIRNAQHSVLLFASYFFPSYRQLKLLEGAARRGVDIHLVLPHKSDVLFYSTAVKYYYGRLLRKGIHIYEYQPAILHAKVAVADDRWCTVGSYNLNDLSDLLSIELNVEIFDLKVVGDFSTKLRQIIKTDCLKISKKDFEKPSPIYHFLWKSHYFILVQSLKVLYWMTDKNKDYQIE